The Plasmodium yoelii strain 17X genome assembly, chromosome: 14 DNA segment aaaaaaaaacgacaATAAATTGATGAATTtcataaaaatgatttaacTATAATTAAAAGTACACAAtgatatgattttttttttctttttagtTACATTCAAAAATTTGGTGATGTTCTAAGAATGCAATTCCATGCAACTTAATTTTATTCGCATTTTCATATAAGAGagaatatattatgttatttACAATAAACTTAAAGGAAtaaacttttttattttattatataacatttggaaattagtaaaatattatagaaatattaattatgaaaaaaatataaagtttaTAGGAATAttggtatatataaaaaacgGTATTATAAACACCCACTATTTCAGTGATTGCTATCATATGGTTGGTATAATGTTATCTtttagtaaaataaaaaagaaaaacataaaatataatacaatataataatagattataTTACTACATATTACAATATAATGAATAGTACCAGATTGCGTCACATTGAAAAtgcattaaataattttaatttcatgTCCCCTTTGGACATTTATATGcgtttatattttaaaagtaATAACATAAAGAATAGAGATAAACCTTATATTTCAGAACATGTCTAcaacattataaaaaataaaactctTTTGGCATACCTATCTTCCCCTGTTTCATTGTACAccaatataataaaaacatatttttcatcGGATAAGTAATAACACAAATAAAgccatataaaatatatatgtatatatttatttaggCATTAAACTtatcataaatttataatatatattttttccgaTAAATTGCAGATGGAAATACGAAATGAATAATGAGAAAATTCCTGCACATGTCAGGTACTCTTTCCCAAAGGAATTATATGACCAACTTGTAAACTGTTatggtgaaaaaaaaagcattACTTTAATGTCGATTTTGAATGAAAAGGCGCCTATTTTTTTACGAGTTAATACTAATAAAATATCTAGAAATGAtttgtataaaaatttaatgagCAAAGGTATTAGTGTTGAGAAGTGCGTAAATTCCCCAAGTggattattattaacaaaaaatcaaatattaaaaaatattcatgaATACAAAAAAGGGTATTTTGAAATTCAAGATGAAGCAAGTCAAATAGTTAGTTCAAAAATACCTGTCAAACCAGGTGATAAAGTACTTGATTATTGTGCTGGGTCAGGTGGAAAAACATTAGCTTTTTCAGGTTCTATGGAAAATACagggaaaatatatttacatgaTATACGAGATAGAATGTTATCACAAGCAAAAATTCGATTAAGGCGTGCTGGaattcaaaattatattcttttaaactcaaatcatattttattaaaaaaattatttggaTATATGGATATCGTAGTTGTTGATGCTCCATGTACTGGTACAGGTGCATTAAGAAGAAACCCAGAAATGAAGTATAAATTTACAAATGAAAAATTGTATGAATATATGAATTTACAAAGaaaaatttttgaaaaagctttattttatcttaaaaaaaatggtaaaattGTATACATAACATGTAGTATATTGGATGCTGAAAATGTGCATCAagcaaaatatttttgtcaAAAACACAACCTTTATTTATCTGAGCCGCCATTTCATTCTTTGCCACAATCGAAATCCATGGATGGTTTTTTTTTAGCGATTTTTGAACGGAAAGAATGATAAAGTACTAGTGAGATATGATAACAAAACTCATTATTTgtgtattacatatatatatatgtgtattatatttaatattttttttttgtaaattaaaaaaatggaattaCAATACAACAAAATAACGGAATAATTTAATTCATAGTAAAGCGTTTTTTTgattaattcattttaatcatttcatatattttaaaaatccGTTTTTTAGTGTAAAATGTTAATGTCATTTCTCATTGTACCTATTCCTTATTTTCTTGTGTTttagtttcattttttttttataattatgatatttaCAACTGTATGAATATGGGTAAACCATTTAATGTTTTGTAATTTAAATAAGTTGAATATGTATATTCTGTCTAAGtccatatatacatatataacgAGGTATGCTTCCAATATTGTTTTTAGGaagtatacatttttttaagcaacttatttgcattattttttattccaaataaaattataaatattttacagATAAACCAaactaaaattattttatttatcaaaagttttattgttttattttttttaaatgttattAATCAAGCTACACAATGAACATTTAAAAACTTCAAAATATAcattatgatttttttttgccttaatttttttacaaattacGTAAATAAATGTGGtatttaaatgaaatatatattattgtccACACTCATTtgttctattattttttctttacgTACAATATTGTCATAATGTTTTACAGCGTTATAAGTTCAAGATATcaggaaaatattttaaccATAACATTTGCAATATAATAAAGCAAAGGTGTCTTAGTTTTCTTTTTTGTGAAATCATaatatggaaataaaaaataaataaataaaaatttcacAACCTTAAAccattttcataatttcttCACAATAaagatttttttaaaactttagAAAATTGTACCTATtcttatgtatataatatatttttaactaaaacattttttaaataaaatatgtatgaaATTGTTTAATAATTTCGATTCATtgattattttcaaattaatgtttttaattttagcgttatatatatataatatttttaaggtTAAGGCTATGTAATAATGTATTTATAAGGGGCAAATGTTTGGGAGTGCGAATATATTATGCATACCAATATGTATAATTCGTGGCTGGgtgataataaattaaaaaaaaaaaaaaaattatatatttttaaatttatggGATAGAAGAAATTACAAAGCATATATTATAaggtattattttatttttatttgatattttatacaattatattttttattgtttttcttttctttctttttttagatttaattgttttttttacatgTTTATTTCCTTGCTCAATTTTTGCTTGTAAGAATTCGCGGGAGTACGAATTTTTACCCTCAATATATAACCAGAAAAATTGAAAAGTTCAATTTTTGCTCTTTGAATTTTGATGTACTTATATTTGTCATGTATAGGTACATGATTACAAGcaaattttgtttattaccCTTTtgaggaaataaaaaatatttatatatacttttatatgttcacatacatatatatgcatcTACGTATGCATGATAAAATGTAACCAGTAAAACGTTGTCGTGACTTTTTTTCCGTTGCTAACGACACTTTTagtattgtatatataaatgcataCTTACGGGACATATTTAACTATTTTCCGAATCATTAACTCGCATTTTTATGTGCTTAACTGataagcatatatatatatttactatatatatatttactattttatttacttTTTTCTTTTGAACGGCTAAATTATTTGTGAAACTGAAGATGAGCGAATTAATTGTATTTGATTCAAATCACACCAAATCAATTAACGATTGTGAATTAGATTATTATAGCAAGAAATTGGCAACATGCTCTAATGACAATActgtaaaaatatttgatgTAAGTTTGGCAAGAGAGCCTGTATGTATAGCTGAGATAAGAGATCATACTTCTGCTGTTTGGAAGGTATGTTGGTCTCATCCAAAATATGGAAGCTTGTTAGCTAGCTGTTCTTATGATAAAagtgttataatatataaagaagTGAGTATAAATAGATAtgatatgatatatataaataatgaacatAAAAGTAGTGTTAATTATATTGAATGGTCTCCATCGGAATATGGTTTACATTTAGGATGTGCATGTTTAGATGGGACTTTAAGTATAATatcttataattttaataaaggaTCAACTGAAGGGGGTTGGTATAAAAATAGTGTAAGAGCCCATTTAAATGGTGTATCATGTTTAAGTTGGGAAAAGCCATTTAATTTGATAtcagaaaataaaaacttaAATGATACTAATGATGCtataaattcatttaaattaGTTTCTGGAGGATATGACAATCAAGTTATTATA contains these protein-coding regions:
- a CDS encoding sun-family protein, putative encodes the protein MNSTRLRHIENALNNFNFMSPLDIYMRLYFKSNNIKNRDKPYISEHVYNIIKNKTLLAYLSSPVSLYTNIIKTYFSSDKWKYEMNNEKIPAHVRYSFPKELYDQLVNCYGEKKSITLMSILNEKAPIFLRVNTNKISRNDLYKNLMSKGISVEKCVNSPSGLLLTKNQILKNIHEYKKGYFEIQDEASQIVSSKIPVKPGDKVLDYCAGSGGKTLAFSGSMENTGKIYLHDIRDRMLSQAKIRLRRAGIQNYILLNSNHILLKKLFGYMDIVVVDAPCTGTGALRRNPEMKYKFTNEKLYEYMNLQRKIFEKALFYLKKNGKIVYITCSILDAENVHQAKYFCQKHNLYLSEPPFHSLPQSKSMDGFFLAIFERKE